One part of the Paraglaciecola sp. L3A3 genome encodes these proteins:
- a CDS encoding Na(+)-translocating NADH-quinone reductase subunit A — protein MIKITKGLDLPIKGSPQQTIQNGNSVTRVAILGEEYVGMRPTMHIQVGDKVKKGQILFEDKKNPGVKFTAPATGNVVEVNRGAKRVLQSVVIQIEGDDSEVFAKYSSAELASLDAAKVQENLVNSGLWTAIRTRPFSKSPELDSKPNSIFVSVMDTSPLAADPQVVIAERNEDFVNGLQVISCLTDGKVFVSKALGADIAVGAAKVEVNEFAGPHPAGLVGTHIHFLDSAGANKKVWHLGYQDVMAIGSLFTTGELDNRRVVALAGPEAKNPRLVRTLIGADIAELTANEANDGDMRVLSGSVLQGTNAHGVHGYLGRFHTQISILREGREKELFGWIKPGVNQHSITRAYLGHLSPKKLFNMTTTTNGSDRSMVPIGNYERIMPLDILPTLLLRDLLSGDTDGAQTLGCLELDEEDLALCTYVCPGKYNYGPVLRECLDQIEKEG, from the coding sequence ATGATAAAAATCACGAAAGGGTTAGATCTTCCTATTAAGGGATCGCCACAACAAACAATTCAAAATGGAAACTCTGTCACCAGAGTGGCTATTTTGGGTGAAGAATATGTCGGTATGCGTCCAACCATGCATATCCAAGTCGGGGATAAAGTGAAAAAAGGCCAAATTCTTTTTGAAGATAAAAAGAATCCTGGCGTTAAGTTCACCGCTCCTGCTACGGGTAATGTTGTTGAAGTTAACCGTGGTGCAAAACGTGTTTTGCAGTCGGTTGTCATTCAAATTGAAGGTGATGATAGTGAAGTATTTGCTAAGTATAGCAGTGCAGAACTAGCATCATTGGACGCTGCTAAAGTACAAGAGAATTTAGTTAATTCTGGATTATGGACCGCTATTCGGACTCGTCCGTTCAGTAAGTCGCCAGAATTAGATTCTAAACCAAATTCAATTTTTGTTAGTGTAATGGATACCAGTCCATTGGCTGCTGATCCACAAGTTGTGATCGCAGAACGCAATGAAGATTTCGTCAACGGTTTACAAGTCATTAGCTGTCTAACTGACGGCAAAGTGTTTGTGAGCAAGGCTCTTGGTGCTGATATTGCTGTAGGTGCCGCTAAAGTTGAAGTAAATGAATTTGCTGGACCACATCCTGCTGGTTTAGTCGGAACTCACATTCACTTCTTGGATTCAGCTGGTGCTAACAAAAAAGTTTGGCATCTTGGATATCAAGATGTAATGGCTATCGGTAGTTTGTTTACTACTGGTGAGTTAGATAACCGCAGAGTGGTAGCCTTGGCTGGACCAGAGGCGAAAAATCCTCGTTTAGTCCGTACTTTGATTGGTGCTGATATTGCTGAATTAACTGCTAATGAAGCAAATGATGGCGATATGCGTGTGCTATCTGGTTCTGTCTTACAGGGAACCAATGCTCACGGTGTACATGGTTACTTAGGCCGTTTTCATACTCAAATATCAATCTTGCGTGAAGGCCGTGAAAAAGAACTTTTCGGTTGGATTAAGCCTGGTGTAAATCAACATTCAATTACCCGTGCTTATCTTGGGCATTTAAGTCCTAAGAAGTTGTTTAATATGACAACAACTACTAATGGTTCAGATCGTTCAATGGTGCCAATCGGCAACTATGAGCGCATTATGCCTTTAGATATTTTGCCTACCTTATTACTTAGAGATTTACTTTCTGGTGATACAGACGGTGCGCAAACCTTAGGTTGCTTGGAACTAGACGAAGAAGATTTGGCCTTATGTACTTATGTTTGCCCTGGTAAATATAACTACGGTCCAGTCTTACGTGAATGTCTAGACCAGATTGAGAAAGAGGGTTAA
- a CDS encoding NADH:ubiquinone reductase (Na(+)-transporting) subunit B, with amino-acid sequence MGLKAFLEKIEPDFEAGGKYEKWYALYEAAATIFYTPGTVTKSTTHVKDSIDLKRIMIMVWMATFPAMFYGMYNVGAQAHEAILGGAVWADTATAFWQAGLFEMFGGQLNADSTWIGMMLYGACFFLPIYATVFIVGGFWEVLFASVRKHEINEGFFVTSVLFALTLPATIPLWQAALGITFGVVIAKEIFGGTGRNFLNPALSGRAFLYFAYPGQISGDAIWVAADGYSGATALSQAAAGNISDWSMNADWWNAFFGNLQGSVGEVSTLAIALGGLFLIYMRIASWRIVLGVLLGGVALSTLLNLVGSDTNAMFAMPWYWHLVTGGFAFGMFFMATDPVSASFTNQGKWAYGILIGVMCVMVRVINPAFPEGMMLAILFANLWAPLFDYFVAQGNIKRRIARVS; translated from the coding sequence ATGGGCTTAAAAGCATTTTTAGAAAAAATTGAACCCGATTTTGAAGCGGGTGGTAAGTATGAAAAATGGTATGCCTTGTATGAAGCAGCTGCCACTATTTTTTATACCCCTGGAACAGTTACTAAGTCGACAACTCATGTTAAAGATAGTATCGATTTGAAACGGATTATGATCATGGTGTGGATGGCAACATTCCCAGCTATGTTCTACGGTATGTATAACGTTGGTGCACAAGCTCACGAAGCCATTTTAGGTGGTGCTGTTTGGGCTGATACCGCGACTGCATTCTGGCAAGCCGGTTTATTCGAAATGTTCGGTGGTCAGCTGAATGCCGATAGTACTTGGATTGGCATGATGCTTTACGGCGCATGTTTCTTCTTACCTATTTACGCCACTGTATTTATTGTCGGCGGGTTCTGGGAAGTATTATTTGCCTCGGTACGTAAACACGAAATTAACGAAGGTTTCTTTGTTACTTCTGTTTTATTTGCACTTACGTTACCCGCTACTATTCCTTTATGGCAAGCAGCTTTAGGTATTACCTTTGGTGTTGTTATCGCTAAAGAAATTTTCGGTGGTACTGGTCGTAACTTCTTAAACCCAGCCTTGTCTGGTCGTGCATTCCTGTATTTTGCATACCCTGGACAAATCTCAGGTGATGCAATCTGGGTAGCTGCTGACGGTTATTCTGGTGCTACGGCGTTAAGCCAAGCTGCAGCCGGTAATATCTCTGATTGGAGTATGAATGCTGATTGGTGGAATGCTTTCTTTGGTAACTTACAAGGTTCTGTTGGTGAAGTGTCAACTCTAGCAATCGCTTTAGGTGGATTATTCTTAATTTATATGAGAATTGCTTCATGGCGCATTGTATTAGGTGTGTTGTTAGGCGGAGTTGCACTAAGTACATTACTTAACTTAGTTGGTAGTGATACTAATGCTATGTTTGCTATGCCTTGGTATTGGCACTTGGTTACTGGTGGATTTGCCTTTGGTATGTTCTTTATGGCAACTGACCCGGTTTCTGCATCTTTTACCAATCAAGGTAAGTGGGCTTACGGAATTTTGATTGGTGTGATGTGTGTCATGGTTCGTGTTATCAATCCAGCCTTCCCAGAAGGAATGATGTTGGCAATCTTGTTTGCTAACTTATGGGCACCTTTGTTCGATTATTTTGTTGCCCAAGGTAATATTAAACGGAGGATCGCTCGTGTCAGCTAA
- a CDS encoding Na(+)-translocating NADH-quinone reductase subunit C yields MSAKKETLGKTVGVVVAVCLVCSIIVSGAAVGLKELQLNNAALDKQSNIIEAAGLTEKAAGDIAGTFNDYVEEKFINLETGEYVEKPSENYDMYKAAKQSEYTVKVEGSNVGFKQRASIASIYEVRNDAGQVTRIILPVHGSGLWDLMYGLLAIDADGNTVRELVYYAQKETPGLGGEVQNPSWKAKWDGKKLFENGEVAIQVKKNAGPADPYAVDALSGATLTSNGVQNTLSYWLGKNGYGQYLKNQTWKS; encoded by the coding sequence GTGTCAGCTAAGAAAGAAACTCTAGGAAAAACAGTAGGTGTTGTTGTTGCCGTATGTTTGGTGTGTTCAATTATTGTTTCAGGCGCTGCGGTAGGCTTGAAAGAGTTACAGCTAAACAATGCAGCATTAGATAAACAATCTAATATTATTGAAGCTGCAGGTTTAACTGAAAAAGCCGCCGGTGATATTGCTGGTACATTCAATGATTACGTTGAAGAGAAGTTTATTAATCTTGAAACAGGTGAATATGTTGAGAAACCTTCAGAAAACTACGACATGTATAAAGCTGCTAAACAGTCAGAATATACAGTTAAAGTTGAAGGTAGCAATGTTGGTTTTAAGCAACGTGCTAGCATCGCCAGTATTTATGAAGTAAGAAATGATGCAGGTCAAGTGACCCGTATTATCTTACCTGTTCATGGTAGTGGTCTTTGGGACTTAATGTATGGTTTATTAGCTATTGACGCAGACGGAAACACAGTGCGTGAATTAGTTTATTACGCACAAAAAGAAACCCCTGGATTAGGTGGCGAAGTACAAAACCCTAGCTGGAAAGCGAAGTGGGATGGCAAAAAATTGTTTGAAAATGGTGAAGTCGCTATTCAGGTCAAGAAAAATGCCGGTCCTGCTGACCCATATGCTGTTGATGCGCTTTCTGGAGCAACATTGACTAGTAATGGTGTACAAAATACATTGTCTTATTGGTTAGGTAAAAATGGCTACGGTCAATACCTTAAAAATCAGACTTGGAAATCGTAA
- a CDS encoding NADH:ubiquinone reductase (Na(+)-transporting) subunit D, which yields MADIKEMKKVLFGPVLDNNPIALQILGVCSALAITTKLETALVMSLALTAVTAFSSLFISMIRTQIPSSVRIIIQMTIIASLVIVVDQILKAYSYEISKQLSVFVGLIITNCIVMGRAEAYAMKSPPFMSFLDGIGNGLGYSLVLIIIGTIKELFGFGTILGFPIFELVQNGGWYQGNGLLILPFSSFFLIGGLIWIIRTIRPEQVEPKG from the coding sequence ATGGCTGACATTAAAGAAATGAAAAAGGTATTGTTTGGACCCGTTCTGGACAATAACCCAATCGCATTGCAAATATTGGGCGTTTGTTCGGCTCTTGCAATCACCACTAAATTAGAAACCGCTTTAGTTATGTCGTTAGCATTAACGGCGGTAACGGCTTTTTCTAGTTTATTTATATCTATGATCCGTACTCAGATACCATCAAGTGTTAGGATCATAATTCAAATGACCATTATTGCCTCTTTGGTAATAGTAGTTGACCAAATATTGAAAGCGTATTCTTACGAGATATCTAAACAACTATCGGTATTTGTTGGCTTGATCATTACCAACTGTATTGTAATGGGTCGAGCAGAAGCATATGCCATGAAGAGTCCGCCATTTATGTCGTTTCTTGACGGTATTGGTAATGGTCTTGGTTATTCTTTAGTACTCATCATTATTGGTACTATTAAAGAGTTATTTGGATTCGGTACAATTTTAGGTTTCCCAATATTTGAGCTTGTTCAAAATGGTGGTTGGTATCAAGGCAATGGCTTATTGATTTTACCTTTCAGCTCATTCTTTTTGATTGGTGGCTTGATTTGGATAATACGTACTATTCGTCCTGAACAAGTAGAGCCAAAGGGGTAA
- the nqrE gene encoding NADH:ubiquinone reductase (Na(+)-transporting) subunit E: MEHYLSIFIKSVFIENMALSLFLGMCTFLAVSKKVKTSMGLGVAVVVVLGISVPVNQVIFVNILAPGALAWAGFPNADLSFLSFLTFIGVIAALVQILEMTLDKFFPALYNALGVFLPLITVNCAIFGGVAFAIQREYNFSESIVYGIGSGLGWAIAITLLAAVREKLKYADMPEGIRGLGSVFMIAGLMALGFQSFTGVSL, translated from the coding sequence ATGGAACATTATTTAAGTATTTTTATTAAGTCTGTTTTCATTGAAAACATGGCTTTGTCTTTATTCCTAGGTATGTGTACATTTTTGGCCGTATCTAAGAAAGTTAAAACATCCATGGGTTTAGGTGTGGCAGTAGTAGTGGTTTTAGGTATATCTGTACCTGTTAACCAAGTTATTTTTGTCAATATCTTAGCGCCAGGAGCATTAGCTTGGGCGGGATTTCCGAATGCAGATTTGAGCTTTTTGAGCTTTTTAACCTTTATCGGGGTAATCGCTGCACTAGTACAAATACTAGAAATGACATTAGATAAGTTTTTCCCTGCATTGTATAACGCGCTTGGCGTTTTTCTGCCATTAATCACAGTTAACTGTGCTATTTTTGGTGGTGTGGCATTTGCTATACAACGTGAATATAACTTCAGTGAAAGTATCGTTTACGGAATTGGCAGTGGCTTAGGTTGGGCAATTGCCATTACCTTGCTAGCTGCAGTACGTGAAAAGCTGAAATATGCTGATATGCCAGAAGGTATCAGAGGTTTAGGATCGGTATTTATGATTGCTGGATTGATGGCACTTGGTTTCCAATCATTTACTGGCGTGTCGCTTTAA
- the nqrF gene encoding NADH:ubiquinone reductase (Na(+)-transporting) subunit F translates to MNLNEVYLGVGMFIAIVLALVFIIMFAKSKLVPEGEITITINGGDQDPITAQPGDKLLGALANAGIFVSSACGGGGTCGQCRVDIKEGGGELLPTELDHISKKEAKHGCRLSCQVAIKQDMAIELEEEIFGIKKWDCEVISNDNKATFIKELKLKIPNGESVPFRAGGYIQIEAPPHHVKYKDFDVPEEYRGDWERFGFFNIESKVDEETIRAYSMANYPEEEGIIMLNVRVASPPPNNLSLPAGKMSSYIWSLKPGDKATISGPFGEFFAKDTDAEMVFVGGGAGMAPMRSHIFDQLRRLKSKRKMTFWYGARSLREMFYVEDFDMLQKENDNFTWHVALSDPQPEDNWEGDTGFIHNVLLENYLKDHPAPEDCEFYMCGPPMMNAAVINMLKELGVEDENIMLDDFGG, encoded by the coding sequence ATGAATTTAAATGAAGTTTATCTTGGTGTAGGCATGTTCATCGCTATCGTATTAGCGTTAGTGTTTATCATCATGTTTGCAAAGTCTAAATTAGTGCCTGAAGGTGAAATAACTATCACCATCAACGGTGGTGATCAAGATCCTATTACAGCGCAACCTGGCGACAAATTATTAGGCGCTTTAGCTAATGCTGGGATCTTTGTATCTTCGGCATGTGGTGGTGGCGGAACTTGTGGTCAGTGTCGTGTAGATATTAAAGAAGGTGGTGGAGAGCTTTTACCAACTGAACTTGATCACATCAGCAAAAAAGAAGCAAAACACGGTTGTCGTTTGTCTTGTCAGGTTGCTATTAAACAAGATATGGCTATCGAGTTAGAAGAAGAAATCTTTGGGATCAAAAAATGGGATTGTGAAGTTATCTCTAACGATAACAAAGCCACTTTCATTAAAGAGCTTAAGCTTAAAATTCCAAATGGAGAAAGTGTCCCTTTCCGTGCCGGTGGTTATATTCAAATTGAAGCTCCACCTCATCATGTGAAGTATAAAGATTTCGATGTACCAGAAGAATATCGTGGTGATTGGGAGCGTTTTGGTTTCTTTAACATTGAGTCTAAAGTTGATGAAGAAACTATTCGTGCTTACTCAATGGCTAACTATCCGGAAGAAGAAGGCATCATAATGTTGAACGTGCGTGTTGCTTCACCGCCGCCGAACAACTTGTCTTTGCCTGCTGGTAAAATGTCTTCATATATTTGGAGTCTTAAGCCTGGTGATAAAGCAACTATCTCAGGTCCTTTCGGTGAGTTCTTTGCAAAAGATACTGATGCTGAAATGGTATTTGTTGGTGGTGGTGCTGGTATGGCACCCATGCGTTCACATATATTTGATCAGCTGCGTAGATTAAAATCTAAGCGTAAGATGACATTCTGGTACGGTGCACGTTCACTTCGTGAAATGTTTTATGTTGAAGATTTCGACATGCTACAAAAAGAGAATGATAACTTTACTTGGCATGTTGCTTTATCTGATCCACAACCAGAAGATAACTGGGAAGGTGATACAGGGTTCATTCATAACGTATTGTTAGAGAATTACCTTAAAGATCATCCAGCGCCTGAAGATTGTGAGTTCTACATGTGTGGTCCTCCTATGATGAATGCTGCTGTTATCAATATGCTTAAAGAACTAGGTGTAGAAGACGAAAACATTATGTTGGATGACTTCGGCGGTTAA
- a CDS encoding FAD:protein FMN transferase → MSKISYSKSLILAFAIPLLLIACSQQTSEVHLTGPTMGTTYNVKYIETDTITPAELQKKIDNELVNINQLMSTYINDSELSRFNQWDNTEAFPLSTQTLFVMTEAKRLGELSGGLLDVTVGPLVNLWGFGPEARPEKIPTAADILAARERVGLNRLILNESSASKTHPDLYVDLSTIAKGYGVDRIAEILQQHNIHNYLVEVGGEMRLSGEKSNGKNWRVAIEKPLTTERAIERIISVGNNAIATSGDYRNYYEDEGVRYSHLINPQTGTPISHNLVSVTVVAPSSMTADGLATALNVMGKEKALILAEKYDLAVLLITKEKQGFKEYTSSMFDQLVTVH, encoded by the coding sequence ATGTCAAAAATTAGCTATTCCAAATCACTTATTTTGGCCTTTGCAATCCCACTTTTGTTGATTGCTTGTAGCCAACAAACTAGTGAAGTTCATCTCACTGGCCCCACTATGGGTACCACTTATAACGTTAAATATATTGAAACAGATACTATTACCCCGGCTGAACTACAAAAAAAAATAGATAATGAACTGGTCAATATTAACCAACTTATGTCTACCTATATTAATGACTCAGAATTAAGTCGCTTCAATCAGTGGGATAACACAGAAGCTTTTCCTCTATCAACACAAACCCTCTTTGTAATGACAGAAGCTAAGCGACTTGGCGAGTTAAGTGGCGGCTTACTTGATGTTACAGTGGGGCCATTAGTTAATCTATGGGGATTTGGTCCTGAAGCTCGGCCAGAAAAAATACCTACAGCAGCAGATATATTGGCTGCTAGGGAACGTGTAGGTTTAAATAGACTGATATTAAATGAGTCTTCTGCGAGTAAAACTCATCCGGATTTGTATGTTGATTTATCCACTATTGCTAAAGGGTATGGAGTGGATAGAATCGCTGAAATTTTGCAACAACACAATATCCACAATTATCTAGTGGAGGTAGGTGGAGAGATGCGCTTATCTGGTGAAAAATCGAATGGTAAAAATTGGCGTGTAGCGATTGAAAAACCATTAACTACAGAACGAGCTATAGAACGTATTATCAGTGTAGGAAATAATGCTATTGCTACATCCGGTGATTATCGTAATTATTATGAAGATGAGGGGGTACGGTATTCACATCTAATTAATCCTCAGACTGGCACTCCCATTAGTCATAATTTGGTGTCAGTGACAGTTGTCGCTCCATCTTCGATGACTGCGGATGGATTAGCTACTGCTTTAAATGTGATGGGTAAAGAAAAAGCATTAATTTTGGCAGAAAAGTATGACTTAGCCGTTCTATTGATTACTAAAGAAAAACAAGGTTTTAAAGAGTATACTAGTAGTATGTTTGACCAGCTTGTCACTGTTCACTAA
- the nqrM gene encoding (Na+)-NQR maturation NqrM: MSTFILAFVFFIVVVAAMAVGYIFQQKTIAGSCGGLGALGIDKACDCPEPCDRKKMRMEKEQAREKKLKEWKENQIL; the protein is encoded by the coding sequence TTGAGTACCTTTATTCTCGCATTTGTATTTTTTATCGTAGTTGTTGCTGCTATGGCAGTGGGTTATATCTTTCAACAAAAAACCATTGCAGGTAGTTGTGGTGGTTTAGGCGCTTTGGGTATCGATAAAGCATGTGACTGTCCAGAACCCTGCGATCGTAAAAAAATGCGCATGGAAAAAGAGCAAGCTAGAGAGAAAAAACTAAAAGAGTGGAAAGAAAATCAGATACTTTAA
- a CDS encoding choice-of-anchor L domain-containing protein, with product MYKSNKNIQASAISLAVAFILATPVASAIQITSTLDADELANALIIPNSGITITDSSLFGGIQGEYGGDYGGDYGGDYGGGIPSIVALAVELDALSAEPFGQAGIFTNNSGVYGLPSGGGVVFSSGYVEDYQDGENTSSSNSGGDGNAATDEQNDVLSEITGRSEHFDPVQLDITFDVDDDVSVITFIAAFGSEEYPEYVGSQFVDGFGMFLNGENVAGALPTGDVAGEDPILPINIDHPDFQDVPGTELDGVIAPNGIPLLRFDVPVTPGSTGNTFSLLLADAGDSGYDSTIFLSSFGNFDSESGESEFTPILPDSSNPTNDEGAFVFLLPEVVANETIWIDPDVSTGYTYTATGGGLFASVTAPTKLSVNDEDGYWLTYFDGTSSVTVALTAGQTFDFAIPVGEFTIDGIDPDLGLDPTDPTMFVTGVSFSESGTGFGIEQTPITTFVPDQPNTVGVSAPTSVGLFGLSLMGMGLLRRKLKTK from the coding sequence ATGTATAAATCAAATAAAAATATCCAAGCATCCGCTATATCTTTAGCGGTTGCATTTATTTTAGCAACTCCTGTGGCATCGGCGATACAGATCACATCAACGCTTGATGCTGATGAATTAGCAAACGCTTTAATTATTCCTAACTCTGGAATTACTATCACTGACTCAAGTTTGTTTGGAGGCATTCAAGGTGAATATGGCGGAGATTATGGCGGTGATTACGGTGGCGATTATGGCGGTGGAATCCCCAGTATAGTAGCATTGGCAGTAGAATTAGATGCCCTTTCAGCTGAACCTTTCGGTCAAGCGGGGATTTTCACCAATAATTCTGGAGTTTACGGTTTACCCAGTGGTGGCGGTGTTGTTTTTAGTTCTGGCTATGTTGAGGATTATCAAGACGGTGAAAATACATCTTCAAGTAACTCTGGCGGTGATGGTAATGCCGCGACTGATGAACAGAACGATGTCTTAAGCGAAATTACTGGGCGCTCCGAACATTTTGATCCTGTCCAATTAGATATTACTTTTGATGTTGACGATGACGTAAGTGTAATCACCTTTATTGCAGCTTTTGGCTCTGAAGAATACCCTGAGTATGTTGGGTCACAGTTTGTTGATGGTTTTGGCATGTTTTTAAATGGTGAAAATGTAGCGGGCGCTTTACCTACGGGTGATGTGGCGGGTGAAGACCCAATATTGCCAATCAATATTGATCACCCAGATTTTCAGGATGTACCTGGGACCGAACTTGATGGAGTCATTGCCCCTAATGGTATTCCATTGCTGAGGTTTGATGTGCCTGTAACACCTGGCAGTACTGGCAATACTTTTAGTTTGTTATTAGCCGATGCAGGTGACAGCGGATATGATAGCACTATATTTTTAAGTAGTTTTGGTAATTTTGATTCTGAAAGTGGCGAGTCTGAGTTTACTCCAATTTTACCAGACAGTAGTAATCCCACTAATGATGAAGGCGCTTTTGTATTTTTATTACCTGAGGTTGTAGCTAATGAAACGATTTGGATTGATCCAGATGTATCTACAGGTTATACCTATACCGCTACAGGTGGTGGCTTATTTGCAAGTGTCACAGCGCCTACTAAATTAAGTGTAAATGATGAAGATGGCTACTGGCTAACCTATTTCGATGGGACAAGTTCTGTCACTGTGGCGCTAACTGCTGGGCAAACTTTTGATTTTGCTATCCCTGTAGGCGAATTTACTATTGATGGGATTGACCCTGACTTAGGTTTAGATCCAACGGATCCGACTATGTTTGTTACAGGAGTCTCGTTTAGCGAGTCTGGGACTGGTTTTGGAATCGAACAAACACCTATCACTACCTTTGTTCCTGACCAGCCAAATACCGTTGGAGTGTCAGCACCTACTTCTGTTGGTTTATTTGGTTTGTCTCTGATGGGAATGGGTTTGTTGAGAAGAAAACTAAAGACTAAATAA
- a CDS encoding peptidoglycan-binding domain-containing protein → MYRSLIVTIFCYCVFAAPLQAADKEGKFAVKGAGKRDCSSFVQAADDKSTDYYLYGGWLEGYISSYNAFQTQNYDSTPWQTTELLLTLLKRHCVSHPKVKFLSAVNGLLKTLYPIRLERENKLIKISVNGADTYFYEDILLRAKERLHNLGYITDEVTADFDEGDIHAFEKYQNDIGLSVTGVPDQNTLLSLFLKKVK, encoded by the coding sequence ATGTATAGATCTTTAATTGTGACTATATTTTGCTACTGTGTTTTTGCTGCGCCATTACAGGCTGCTGACAAAGAAGGAAAATTTGCCGTTAAGGGGGCGGGGAAACGTGATTGTAGTAGTTTTGTGCAGGCAGCTGATGATAAGAGTACTGATTATTACCTTTATGGTGGTTGGCTTGAAGGTTATATAAGTTCTTATAATGCTTTTCAAACACAGAATTATGATTCTACACCTTGGCAGACAACAGAACTACTGCTCACTTTACTGAAACGTCATTGTGTCAGTCACCCTAAAGTAAAGTTTTTAAGTGCCGTAAATGGGTTACTTAAAACCTTGTACCCTATTCGTTTAGAAAGAGAGAATAAGCTGATAAAAATTAGTGTAAATGGTGCTGATACTTATTTTTATGAAGATATTTTGCTAAGAGCAAAAGAACGCTTACATAACCTTGGCTATATAACTGATGAGGTTACAGCAGATTTTGACGAGGGCGACATACATGCATTTGAAAAATATCAAAATGATATTGGTCTTTCGGTCACTGGTGTACCAGATCAAAATACTCTGCTTAGCCTTTTTTTAAAGAAAGTTAAATAG
- the dinB gene encoding DNA polymerase IV has translation MRKIIHIDMDCYFAAVEMRDNPEYRNLPLAIGGSSDRRGVISTCNYIARQFGVRSAMATAHALKLCPELVLAPGRMELYSEISQQIREIYSRYTNKIEPLSLDEAYLDVTDCELFAGSATLIAEDIRRTIFLETQLTASAGVAPCKFVAKIASDENKPNGICVITPDNLDDFVVKLKLGKIPGVGKVTLAKLNEIGLFTCADVRKFPFENLIKRFGKFGSVIWARSHGEDDRGLSIERQRKSVGVERTMPEDIYSLEDCCKMIDNLFPKLQERLKRSSPELAIQSQGIKLKFADFQQTTVEHKYQKLNKDYFFELLNEGLARQDSRGIRLVGLHVGLVDKVSQQQLTFSF, from the coding sequence TTGCGCAAAATTATTCATATTGATATGGACTGTTATTTTGCTGCCGTTGAAATGCGAGATAACCCTGAATACCGAAATTTACCATTAGCTATTGGTGGTAGTTCTGATAGGCGTGGGGTGATTTCAACTTGTAATTATATCGCTCGACAATTTGGTGTGCGCTCTGCTATGGCTACAGCACATGCTTTAAAACTATGTCCTGAACTGGTTTTAGCGCCAGGGCGAATGGAACTATATAGCGAAATTTCGCAACAAATCCGTGAAATATATTCCCGATATACCAACAAAATTGAACCCTTATCGTTAGATGAGGCTTATTTAGATGTCACTGATTGCGAGTTGTTTGCAGGCAGTGCCACCTTAATTGCTGAGGATATTCGCCGTACTATCTTTCTAGAAACTCAGCTGACAGCTTCAGCTGGGGTAGCACCTTGTAAATTTGTTGCGAAAATTGCCAGCGATGAAAATAAACCGAATGGTATATGTGTGATTACCCCAGATAATTTAGATGACTTTGTGGTGAAACTAAAGTTAGGCAAAATCCCTGGTGTAGGTAAAGTCACTTTAGCTAAGTTAAATGAGATAGGGTTGTTTACTTGTGCTGATGTCCGCAAGTTTCCTTTTGAAAATTTAATAAAACGTTTTGGTAAATTTGGTTCGGTGATATGGGCCAGAAGTCACGGTGAAGATGATCGGGGCTTGAGTATAGAAAGGCAACGAAAGTCTGTAGGTGTTGAGCGTACTATGCCTGAAGATATTTATAGCCTAGAAGACTGTTGTAAAATGATTGATAATCTATTTCCCAAATTACAAGAAAGGTTAAAAAGGTCGAGTCCTGAACTTGCAATACAAAGCCAAGGTATTAAATTAAAGTTTGCCGATTTTCAACAAACTACAGTTGAACATAAATACCAGAAATTAAATAAAGACTATTTTTTTGAGTTGTTAAACGAAGGGCTTGCTAGGCAGGACAGCAGAGGTATTCGTTTAGTCGGATTACATGTAGGCCTAGTGGATAAAGTTAGCCAACAGCAATTAACTTTTTCTTTTTAA
- a CDS encoding DUF1653 domain-containing protein, with product MALKIGKYRHYKGNEYEVIGVARHSEDESELVVYRPLYGERDLWVRPLDMFVETVEIGGVIKPRFEYLG from the coding sequence ATGGCTTTAAAAATAGGTAAATATCGCCACTATAAAGGTAATGAATATGAAGTTATTGGTGTAGCTCGTCACTCTGAAGACGAGAGTGAATTAGTGGTTTATCGTCCTTTGTATGGTGAACGAGATTTATGGGTTAGGCCTTTAGATATGTTTGTAGAAACTGTAGAAATTGGTGGAGTGATTAAACCTAGATTTGAATACCTAGGTTAA